AGTCCGGGCGGTCGGCGAGCAGGTAGCTCGCGGTACCGGTGAGGTGCAGCAGGCGCTCCAGGTGGGCGGGCCGGTGGTCGAGCAGCAGGCGGCGGCCGGCCGCGTCGACGTCCCGGCGGATCTGGAGCAGCGCGGACAGGCCCATGGAGTCGCACAGCGACATGCCGCCGCAGTCCAGCCGGACCACGTCGACCCGGGGACGGGCGACCAGGTGGCCGGCGACCGCCCGGACGAGTTGCCCGCAGCTCTCGTGGTCGAGTTCGCCGTCCACCGGGACGGTGGCCGTGCGGAGCGCGCCCGCGGCGGGCCGGGACGGGGGGACGGGGTGGGCGTTCACGCGGGGGTTCCCGGGGTCGGCAGCGGGTGCGGGTCGGTGGGCGCGGACGGCCGGACGGCCGTCAGCGCGGCCGTCAGGACGGCGACGCTGCGCGGCAGGTCGCGCAGCTGCTCGCGCAGGACGCCGAGCGCGAAGGCGAGCAGGGTGTCCGGGACGGCGCGGGCCAGCAGGATCTCCCTGGTCCAGCCGGTGAAGGCGGTGAAGAGCTCCGGGTCGCCGGTGTAGAGGGCGACGGCCAGGTGCTCGACGATGTGGGACAGGTCCTCCAGGGTGTGGTCGCGCTGGAGCGGGGTGTAGGAGCGGACGGCGGGGTGCTCCCGTTCCAGGGCGGCCATCACGGCGCCCACCAGCTCGCGTCCGCTGCGGCCGACCAGGGTGTACTCCTGGTCGGCGAGGTGCGGGAGGTCGTCGACGGGCTGGTGCGGGGAGGCCGGCAGCGGCAGTCCGCGGGCCAGGCGCTCGGCGGCGGCCCGGGCGTCCGGGGCCCAGGCGTCGGCGCCCAGCAGCCGGGCGTGCCGGCCGTCGGGGCCGAACGCCGCGCCGCCCGCGATGACCGGCACCCCGGCGGCCTGGGCGGCCGTGATCGCGGTGTGCGCGGCGGGCAGCCGGGTGGACAGCGAGGCGGACAGCGCCAGCGCGTCGGGGGCGGTGCGGTGCAGGTGCGCGATCAGGTGCGGGGTGGGGCACTGGGCGCCCAGGTGGTCGACCCGCCAGCCGCGCAGCATCAGCACCTCGGCCAGCAGCCGGGCGGGGAAGCCGTGCCACTCGCCGTCGACGCAGGCCACCGCGATCCGGCCGGGCCGCGGCGGTCCGGCGGCGGCGGCGAACGCCGGGTGGCCGGAGACCAGGGACACCACCCGGTCGTTGACGGCGGTGGCGGCGTGCTCCTGGATCACCGTGATCCGGTCGGCCGCCCACTCCCGCCCGATCCGGGCCTGGAGCGCGCCGATCACGTCGAGCAGCAGCGACTCCGGGTGCAGCCCCCGCTCCAGGGCCCCGGTCGCGAGCGCGGCGGCCCCGGCCTGGTCGCCGCCGATGACGACCTCCCACAGCTCCTCGGCCAGTTCCTCGGGCCGGGGGGCCGCGGCGCGGGGGCGGGCGGGGGCCGGGAACGGGTGCCGGCCGTGGGTGAGCGTGTCGCCCGGGGTGCCGGTGCTCATGCCTCGTCCCCCCGGCGCGCGCTGACCACCGGCAGGTGGCCGGGCGGGGGCGCGGCGATGACCATCACCGCCATGTCGTCGTGCCGGCCCTCGCGGAGCCACTGGGCGGTGAGCATCTGGACCCGTTCCACGATCGCCTCCGCGGGCATGCCCGCGCACTGTCCGAGCGCCTGGCGCAGCCGGTGGTCGCCGAACTGCTCCTGGCCGGTGGGCCCGCCCTTGGCCTCGGTGATCCCGTCGCTGTACAGGACGCACGCCTCGCCGGGGTCGAGCAGCACGGTGTCGGTGCGGGTGGTGGTCTCCGGCAGGACGCCGACGATGCTGCCCAGGGTGGTGGACTCGGTGACCCGGCCGTCCGCCCGGACCACCATCGGCGCGGGGTGCCCGGCGGCCGACAGCCGGACCCGGACCCGGTCCTGCTCGCGGCGGACCGAGGCCAGCACCAGGCTGGCGAAGCGGGTGTGGTGGGAGGTGAGCAGCGCCCGGTTGAGCAGGTGCAGGACGCGCTGGTGGTCGTCGGCCAGCGGCAGCAGCGCGTGCAGCGTGTTGCGCACCTTGCCGGTCATGACGGCGGCCTCCAGGCCCTTGCCGCTGACGTCGCCGAGCAGGGCGAGCGTCTCGCCGTCGGGGTCGGCCGCGGGGTGGACGTCGTAGAAGTCGCCGCCGATCCGGTCCCGGTCGACCGAGGCCCGGTAGCCGCCGGCGAAGTCCACCCCGTTGAGGTGTTCGAGCCGCGGCGGGAGCAGTTCGCGCATCAGCAGGTCGGTGACGGCGGCCTGCTCGGAGTACATGACGACGGCGGAGACGGCGGCTCCGGCCCGGGCGGCGAACATCCGGGCGAAGACCTCCTCGTCGACGGGGAACGGGCCGCCGCCCGCCGCGCGCAGCAGCACCAGCGCCCCCGCCGGGACGCCGTGCCCGGGCAGCGGGGTGACCAGCACCGAGCCCACCCGGCCGAAACCGGCGGGCACCAGCCAGCGCGGGGTGGCGTCCGGGTCGATCCACCGCGAGGGCACCGGCGGGAACCCCTGGAGCGCCTCGGCCAGTCCGGGGACCTCGGCCGGGTCGGCCCGCACCTGGACGTGCGCCGGGTCGCCGCCGCGCAGGCAGGTCACGAAGCGCAGCGTCCGGCCGGAGCTGGGGGCGACCACCACGGCGGCGTCGGCGAGGTGCAGCGCGGCCTGGCGGACCGCCGTCTCCAGGATGCGGTCGACGTTCAGCGAGGACAGCAGCAGTCCGGACAGCCGGGTCAGCAGCTCCCAGTCGTGGGAGCCGCCCGTGGCGGTCCGCGGGAGCAGGGCCGGTCCGCCCTCCGGGACGACGAACCACCACACGGCGCTGCCGTCCGGGCGGGGCGAGGGGTGCGCCTCGACCGGTCCGGCGACCGGGTCGGTGTGCCGGACGGCCGCCGGGCGGGTGCCGTCGGCGGGCAGGTCCAGGTGGGCCCGGCGCAGCCAGGGCGGCACCGCGTCGGCCGGGGCGCCGTCCGCCGGCACGCCGTGCACCGGGTCACTGTCCGCCGGGGCGGCCAGCAGGCGGCGGGCGCTGTCGCTGGCGTGCAGCAGCGCGCCATCCGGGTCGAGCACCGCCACCGGGTACGGGGAGCCGGCGAGGAACTCCCAGCCGGTGGTCGCCGCGGGAGAAGTCGGAAATGCCATCGTCCGGGCCCTGACGGACCCTCACCTCGCATTCGGTTTCCGTCGGCCCCCGGAGCCCGATGGGGCCCGCTGCGGCCGGCGGGTTTGGCGCGTCCTGCCGGGGACCTGCGAACGAATCCGGCGGGCCGCACCCGAACCGCCATGCTACTGCGGCCCGGTGGGGCCCGGTCGGACGGAGCGGCCGTCACCCGCCGGGGCTGGGACCACTACCATGCCGGACATGACCGATCACACCCACGGTGCCACCGGGGCGGACCCGGCGGACGTCGAGACGGTGCGGGCGCGGGGCGAACTGGACTGGGAGGACGCCCAGGAGTTCGTTCGGCGGTTGACGACCGCGCTCGAACGCCCGCCCCGGCTGCTGGTGGTCGACCTCGCCGAGGTCACCTTCGCCGACTCCTCGGTGCTGCACGGCCTGCTGATCGCCCACGGCCGGATGGCGGACGCCGGCGGGCGGCTGGTGCTGGCCGGGCCGCTGCGGGAGCCGGTGCGCCGGCTGCTCGACCTGTCCTCCGCCACCGGGTACCTGCACCTCGCGGCGGACGCCGAGACGGCGGTGCGGAGCGCGTCCGGGCCGAACGTCACCCGTTCGCCGCACACTCCGCCGGTGTGATCAACGCATCGTCCGGGCAGCCGGATCACTGCACACCGTTCCCGTCCCGTTCGATTCGAGGTCACCCGATGTCCCGTGCCGAGACCGACCCGACACGGCGGCACCCCCCGACCACCCACCGCCCCCGCCCCGGCCCCCGCCTCCCGGTGCGCACCGCGGCCGAGGCCCGGGCCGCCGTCACCGAAGAGCTCGCCCGGTACCGCGCGACCGGGGACCGCCTGCACGGCGACGCCTGTCTCGCCGTCACCGAGCTGGTCACCAACGCGATCCGGCACGCCGGCGGGGTGACCGGGTTCGCCGTCCGGACCGGCGGCGGCGGCCGCACCCTGACGATCGACGTCGAGGACGCCGCCGACACCCGCCCGCACGGCGACGCCGCCAACCTCCAGGACCCCACCCGCCTGGGCGGCCGGGGCTGGCCCCTGGTCCAGCTGATCTCCACCGACTGGGAGATCCACCCGCTGCCCGGCGGCGGCAAGCTCATCCGCGTCACCCTGAGCGCCTGACGGGCCGCGGGCCGGGGCCGGGGGCCGGCGGATTTCCCCCGAACGAGTGACCCGCCGAGCCGCCGACCCGGCACCCGGCGCCCCGCGCCCGGCCCGGAGCCCCGCGCCCGGACAGGCCGAAGCCGCCCGGCGCGGCGTTGCCGGCAGGGCGGTGGCGGTGACCGGTGGCGGTGACCAGCGGTGGCGTCAGGCCAGCAGCCGGGCCAGCCCGAGGTCGAGGTCGAGGTGGGCGGACTCGGTGCCGGGGGGCACTTCGGCGAAGATGTCGACGAGGAAGGCCGCGACCGTGTCGGCGGGGATGCTGATCACCGCCCGTTCGCCCCGGGCGCCCAGGGTGATCAGCACCCGGCCGTCCACCCCGGGGGCGATCCGGACGTCGCCCTCGCCGCTCGGGGCGCGGCGGCCCTCGGCGAGCAGTTCGCGTCCGAACCACCAGACGACGTCCTCGTCGCCGGGGCGGTGCGGCGGGAAGGCCAGCCCGACGCCGTAGGGCAGCGCGGGGTCGAAGCGCAGCCGGCCGGTGACCGGGACGTGGGGGTAGGGGCTCTCCGGGAGGGTGACGGAAATCGGCCTGGACACGGCGGCGGACATGCGGGTCCCCATTCCTGTTCGTACTGGCGTGCCGGTGGCGTGCCTGCGGGAGCGACCCGGTCCCGGGAGGGGCCGAGCGGCCGGACGGCCGGGCGACGCCAGCCCGGGTACCCCCGGCGGGACGGCCCACGCGAACGATGCGAAAACGTTACTGCCGCCCCGGCGGGTTTCCGTTCCGCCCGGCCGGGCAGCCGAAGGGGCGGTCGGCGTCCGCCGGCCGTCCCCGACGTGGAGAGGACCCGACGATGGACATCGCCACCGGCAGCCCGCTGGACGGGCCCGACCGCGACACGGCCGGGGAGGCGCTCCAGGGCGCCCTGGTCGACCTCGTGGACCTGTCCCTGGTCGGCAAGCAGGCGCACTGGAACCTGTACGGCCCCCGTTTCCGCTCGGTCCACCTGCACCTCGACGAGGTGGTGGCGACCGCCCGCGACTTCGCCGACCAGGTGGCGGAGCGGGCGGCGGCGATCGGCGTCAGCCCGGACGGGCGGGCCGCGACCGTCGCGGCCGGCGGCCTGCCCGGGGTGCCCCCCGGCTGGCAGGCCGACACCGAGGTGGTGGAGCAGCTGGTGGGGGCGCTCTCCGGGGTGGTCGCCCGGATGCGCGAGCGGATCGCGAAGACCGGCGAGGCCGACCCCGTCACCCAGGACCTGCTGATCACGGTGACCGCGGCGCTGGAGAAGCACGCCTGGATGTTCCGGGCCGAACACGTGCACCGGCCCTGACCTTCGGCGCGGCCCGCTCCGATCCCGTCCGGGGGCCGGAGCGGGGACCGCGGGAAAAACTTTCCGGCTCTCCCCTGCATACTTCACACAGGCCGGGACATACGGCGCGCGGTGACCCGGCCGACCGGCCGGGCTCGCCGCGTGCCGTCGTGCGGCGGACGGGGTCCCCGATCAGCGGGGGCCTTGATGAGCGAGGAGAACGCCTGATGGCGGTGGAGCATGCATCCGAACGGCTCGTCGAGCTGCTGACCCGGGACGATGCGGTGCAGGAGCAGTGGGTGTCGGCCGTGGCCGCGTCCCTGGGCGGCCGGATCAGCCGGGCCGAGCTGGAGCGCGAACTGACCGACCTCTACCAGGCCCTGGTCCAGGCCCTGGGCAAGAGCGGCCTGGACTGGCAGGGCGAGGCGTACTCGGAGGTGCGCGCCCTGCTGGTGGAGCTCTCCCGCAGCCGGGCCCGGTACGGTTTCACGCCCACCGAGACGGCCGTCACCGTCTTCGCCGGCAAGGACGTGCTGGAGCCCACCACGGCCAGCACCGCCGAGGACATCACGGCCTACCTCCAGCTGGCCCGGCTGCTCGACGCACTCGGCCTGTTCACCATCGAGACGTACGCCCGCACCCGGGAGGAGATCATCAGCGCGCAGGCCGAGCAGCTGCTCGAACTGTCCACGCCGGTGGTCAAGCTGTGGGAGAACGTGGTCGCGGTGCCGCTGGTCGGCACCCTGGACTCGGCCCGCACCCAGGTGGTGATGGAGAAGCTGCTGCAGAGCCTGGTGGACTCCGGCTCCGAGCACGCGATCATCGACATCACCGGCGTGCCCGCGGTGGACACCGAGGTCGCCCAGCACCTGCTGAAGACCGTGGTCGCCGCCCGGCTGATGGGCGCCGAGTGCACCATCTCCGGCATCCGCCCGCAGATCGCCCAGACCCTGGTCGCGCTCGGCGTGCAGTTCGGCGACATCGTCACCAAGGCCACCCTGCAGGACGCGCTGCGCCACGTCCTGCAGCTCAGCGGCGGCCAGGTCCCGTCGGGCGGCGCCCGGTGAGCGAGCGCGTCCCCGTCCTGAAGATCGGCCAGGTCCTGCTGGTCTCCATCCAGGTCGACCTGGAGGACCAGATCGTCCTGGACCTCCAGGACGACCTGGCCGAGCGGATCGTCGCCACCGGCGCGAACGGCGTGGTCATCGACATCACCGCGCTGGAGATCGTCGACTCCTTCGTCGGCCGGATGCTCGCCAACACCGCCGCCATCTCGCGCATGCTGGACGCCGAGACGGTGGTGGTCGGCATGCGCCCGGCGGTGGCGATCACCCTGGTCGAGCTGGGGCTCTCGCTGGGCGGGGTGCGCACCGCGCTCACCCTGGAGAAGGGCCTGGCCCTGCTGGAACGCGACCGTACCGCGCGTACGGCCCGCCCATGACCGGCCCCAGGGCGGTGGAGGACGAGCAGGCCGTGCCGATCGGGTCCAACGACGACGTGGTCCGGGCCCGGCAGACCGTCCGGACGTACGCCCAGCAGTGCGGCCTGTCGCTGGTCGACCAGACCAAGCTGGTCACCGCCGCCAGCGAGCTGGCCCGCAACACCCTGGTCTACGGCGGCGGCGGCTCGATGCGCTGCGCCGTCGTGCGCAACGGCACCCGGACGGGCGTGCACGCCGTGTTCGAGGACAGCGGCCCCGGCATCCCCGACCTGGACCTCGCGCTGACCGACGGCTGGACCTCCGGCAACGGCATGGGCCTGGGCCTGAGCGGGGCGCGCCGGCTGGTCGACGAGTTCGAGCTGCACAGCGAGCCGGGTGCCGGGACGAGGGTCGCGGTGACCAAGTGGGCCCGGTGACGCCCGCCCTGGCCGTGTGCGAGGACACCGTGTGGTTCCGGCACTCGGACTCGCTGCCCGCCGCCGCCCGCGGCGCGGCCCGGCAGCTCGCCCACCGGATCGGGCTGCTGCCCGAGCGGGTCGGCGAGGTGGCGCTCGCCGTCAGCGAGGCCGCCACCAACCTGCGCCGACACGCCGTGGACGGGGCGATGGTGCTGCGCGTGGTGCGCACCGACACCGAGGCGGCGCTGGAGTTCCTCACCATCGACAGCGGGCCGGGGATGGCGGACGTGCCCGCGGCGCTGGCCGACGGCTACTCCTCCGGTCCGACCCTGGGCATCGGCCTGGGCGCGATCTCCCGGCTCGCCGACGCCTTCGACCTGCACTCGCTGCCGGCCGCGGGACGGTGCTGACCGCCCGGTTCTGGAACCGCACCCCGGCGGGGCGGGCCGCCGCCGCGACCGAGCCGGTCGCCGCCGGGCTGACCCGGCCGATGAGCGGGCAGGAGCTGTGCGGGGACGCCTGGGCGGTGCGCGCGGTCGGCGCGGGCCCGGTGGCGGCCCCGGCCACCCCGGCGGCCGAGCCGCCGGGGGCCGCCGCGGCGGCCCGGCTGGACTGGTCGGTGCTGACCAACCGGGCGCCGCGCACCCACCTCGCCGCCGCCCCGGAGCGGGCCGGCGGCACCGGCGCGTTCCTGCTGATGTTCTGCGACGGCCTGGGCCACGGCCCGCTGGCCGCCCGGGCCGCCTCGGACGCCGTCGCGGCCTTCCAGCGCAGCTCCGCGCACCGGCCCGAGCAGGTGCTGGCCGACCTGCACCGGGTGCTGCGCGGCGGGCGGGGCGGGGCGGTCGCGGTCGCCCTGGTCGAGCCCGCCGAGGCCCGGCTGACGCTCTGCGGGGCGGGCAACGTCAGCGCCTTCGTGGTGGACCCCGCCACCGGGAACCGCCGTTCGCTGCCCTCCGCCCCCGGCATCGTCGGGCACCAGCTGCCGCGCCGCACACCGTCCGGCAGGACCTGCCGCCCGGCAGCGCGGTGGTGCTGCACTCGGACGGCCTCACCGACCGCTGGAAGGCCGCCGACGTCCCCGGGATCTTCTCCCACCTGCCCGTCACCGCCGGGCCCTGCTGCTGCGCGAGGCGGGGGTGCGCCGGGACGACGCGGGCGTGGTGGTCGCGAAGGGCGCCTGGTGAGCGCGCGCCCCGGCCCCTCCGCCGAGCACGCGGCGGAGGTTCCGTCCGTCCACCTGGAGAGCACGCCCTTGGGTACCGTGCAGGACACCTTCGCGCTGCGCCGCAGCGCCCGCGCCGTCGCCGACCTGCTCGGCGCGGACGGCCAGGACGCCGTCCGGCTGGCCACCGCGCTGAGCGAACTCGGCCGCGGCCTGCTCGGCGCCGACCGGCTGGCCGCCGCGTTCGACCTCCAGGCGGGGCCCCCGGCCGTCCTGCGGGTCACCCTGACCTGGCAGGGCGGGCACCGGCTGCCCGAGGAGGCGCTGGAGGCGTCCGGCCGGCTGCTGCCCACCCACCAGGAGCGGACCGGGGACGGCGGCCTGGTCCGGGTCGAGCAGCGGCTCGGTCCCGTCCCCGGCCCGTCCCGGAGCTGGCCGGTCGCATCCGCGACCTGCTCGCCGCGCACACCGGCCCCAGCGCCCTGGAGGACTCCCGGGCGCAGACCCGCGACCTGATCGCCGC
This is a stretch of genomic DNA from Kitasatospora fiedleri. It encodes these proteins:
- a CDS encoding STAS domain-containing protein, which translates into the protein MAVEHASERLVELLTRDDAVQEQWVSAVAASLGGRISRAELERELTDLYQALVQALGKSGLDWQGEAYSEVRALLVELSRSRARYGFTPTETAVTVFAGKDVLEPTTASTAEDITAYLQLARLLDALGLFTIETYARTREEIISAQAEQLLELSTPVVKLWENVVAVPLVGTLDSARTQVVMEKLLQSLVDSGSEHAIIDITGVPAVDTEVAQHLLKTVVAARLMGAECTISGIRPQIAQTLVALGVQFGDIVTKATLQDALRHVLQLSGGQVPSGGAR
- a CDS encoding anti-sigma regulatory factor, with the protein product MTGPRAVEDEQAVPIGSNDDVVRARQTVRTYAQQCGLSLVDQTKLVTAASELARNTLVYGGGGSMRCAVVRNGTRTGVHAVFEDSGPGIPDLDLALTDGWTSGNGMGLGLSGARRLVDEFELHSEPGAGTRVAVTKWAR
- a CDS encoding PP2C family protein-serine/threonine phosphatase, translating into MAFPTSPAATTGWEFLAGSPYPVAVLDPDGALLHASDSARRLLAAPADSDPVHGVPADGAPADAVPPWLRRAHLDLPADGTRPAAVRHTDPVAGPVEAHPSPRPDGSAVWWFVVPEGGPALLPRTATGGSHDWELLTRLSGLLLSSLNVDRILETAVRQAALHLADAAVVVAPSSGRTLRFVTCLRGGDPAHVQVRADPAEVPGLAEALQGFPPVPSRWIDPDATPRWLVPAGFGRVGSVLVTPLPGHGVPAGALVLLRAAGGGPFPVDEEVFARMFAARAGAAVSAVVMYSEQAAVTDLLMRELLPPRLEHLNGVDFAGGYRASVDRDRIGGDFYDVHPAADPDGETLALLGDVSGKGLEAAVMTGKVRNTLHALLPLADDHQRVLHLLNRALLTSHHTRFASLVLASVRREQDRVRVRLSAAGHPAPMVVRADGRVTESTTLGSIVGVLPETTTRTDTVLLDPGEACVLYSDGITEAKGGPTGQEQFGDHRLRQALGQCAGMPAEAIVERVQMLTAQWLREGRHDDMAVMVIAAPPPGHLPVVSARRGDEA
- a CDS encoding cobalamin B12-binding domain-containing protein; its protein translation is MSTGTPGDTLTHGRHPFPAPARPRAAAPRPEELAEELWEVVIGGDQAGAAALATGALERGLHPESLLLDVIGALQARIGREWAADRITVIQEHAATAVNDRVVSLVSGHPAFAAAAGPPRPGRIAVACVDGEWHGFPARLLAEVLMLRGWRVDHLGAQCPTPHLIAHLHRTAPDALALSASLSTRLPAAHTAITAAQAAGVPVIAGGAAFGPDGRHARLLGADAWAPDARAAAERLARGLPLPASPHQPVDDLPHLADQEYTLVGRSGRELVGAVMAALEREHPAVRSYTPLQRDHTLEDLSHIVEHLAVALYTGDPELFTAFTGWTREILLARAVPDTLLAFALGVLREQLRDLPRSVAVLTAALTAVRPSAPTDPHPLPTPGTPA
- a CDS encoding STAS domain-containing protein; translated protein: MNAHPVPPSRPAAGALRTATVPVDGELDHESCGQLVRAVAGHLVARPRVDVVRLDCGGMSLCDSMGLSALLQIRRDVDAAGRRLLLDHRPAHLERLLHLTGTASYLLADRPD
- a CDS encoding STAS domain-containing protein, with the translated sequence MSERVPVLKIGQVLLVSIQVDLEDQIVLDLQDDLAERIVATGANGVVIDITALEIVDSFVGRMLANTAAISRMLDAETVVVGMRPAVAITLVELGLSLGGVRTALTLEKGLALLERDRTARTARP
- a CDS encoding ATP-binding protein; its protein translation is MSRAETDPTRRHPPTTHRPRPGPRLPVRTAAEARAAVTEELARYRATGDRLHGDACLAVTELVTNAIRHAGGVTGFAVRTGGGGRTLTIDVEDAADTRPHGDAANLQDPTRLGGRGWPLVQLISTDWEIHPLPGGGKLIRVTLSA
- a CDS encoding SsgA family sporulation/cell division regulator, whose protein sequence is MSAAVSRPISVTLPESPYPHVPVTGRLRFDPALPYGVGLAFPPHRPGDEDVVWWFGRELLAEGRRAPSGEGDVRIAPGVDGRVLITLGARGERAVISIPADTVAAFLVDIFAEVPPGTESAHLDLDLGLARLLA
- a CDS encoding STAS domain-containing protein — translated: MTDHTHGATGADPADVETVRARGELDWEDAQEFVRRLTTALERPPRLLVVDLAEVTFADSSVLHGLLIAHGRMADAGGRLVLAGPLREPVRRLLDLSSATGYLHLAADAETAVRSASGPNVTRSPHTPPV
- a CDS encoding Dps family protein — encoded protein: MDIATGSPLDGPDRDTAGEALQGALVDLVDLSLVGKQAHWNLYGPRFRSVHLHLDEVVATARDFADQVAERAAAIGVSPDGRAATVAAGGLPGVPPGWQADTEVVEQLVGALSGVVARMRERIAKTGEADPVTQDLLITVTAALEKHAWMFRAEHVHRP